A region from the Lolium perenne isolate Kyuss_39 chromosome 4, Kyuss_2.0, whole genome shotgun sequence genome encodes:
- the LOC127292572 gene encoding uncharacterized protein isoform X1, with product MADHVAGGGGGHGLGAAMGAGGGDDPPPHDNRSNPPGFQFKDWKNGNVNTSRPAKVSIIDDDAQVIVYLQDSGMVDGSVRFTSERLCYFCLLLTNVRNNRSTLCQELTLYTVPANYVIQSEAKMIALRSTMNHYNAMAVGRRKYLYLAVKSILGEGSKGDDKLCQKLLDQFLDDKKRVWEYVCEIKPPRPKFSRMPEVFDHLPVAKPEKRVQR from the exons ATGGCGGATCACgttgctggcggcggaggaggccaTGGCCTGGGCGCGGCCAtgggtgccggcggcggcgacgacccaCCACCG CATGACAACCGTAGTAACCCCCCTGGTTTCCAGTTCAAGGACTGGAAGAATGGCAACGTCAATACGTCCAGACCAGCTAAGGTATCGATAATTGACGATGATGCTCAGGTCATTGTATATCTTCAGGATTCTGGTATGGTCGATGGCTCGGTACGTTTTACTAGTGAACGTTTATGTTACTTCTGTCTACTTCTTACTAATGTAAGAAATAACCGGTCTACCCTCTGTCAGGAGCTTACACTTTATACCGTACCAGCAAACTATGTTATCCAAAGTGAGGCTAAAATGATTGCCCTTCGTAGCACAATGAATCACTACAATGCGATGGCTGTCGGCCGCCGCAA GTACCTATACTTGGCTGTAAAAAGTATTCTTGGGGAGGGCAGTAAAGGTGATGATAAGCTATGTCAGAAGTTATTGGATCAGTTCCTTGATGACAAGAAGAGGGTATGGGAGTACGTTTGTGAGATCAAGCCCCCTAGGCCAAAGTTTTCTC